A genomic region of bacterium contains the following coding sequences:
- a CDS encoding DUF5320 family protein, giving the protein MPRGNGTGPAGMGPGTGMGRGGCSFGGGMGAGRGGGAFGGRGGGWLGLIVTALGAAPYIINQFRQIKKPSTPKASQLNNQPVPATTPWQERKQLESQLAELKQQMDAIEQRLAELK; this is encoded by the coding sequence ATGCCGAGAGGAAATGGAACAGGACCAGCAGGTATGGGGCCAGGAACTGGTATGGGTAGAGGTGGCTGTAGCTTTGGTGGAGGAATGGGAGCAGGTAGAGGGGGAGGAGCTTTTGGTGGAAGAGGTGGTGGTTGGTTGGGACTTATTGTTACTGCACTGGGTGCTGCACCGTATATTATCAACCAGTTTCGCCAGATAAAGAAACCATCAACACCAAAAGCCTCCCAATTAAATAATCAACCAGTCCCTGCCACAACACCATGGCAAGAAAGAAAACAGCTTGAGAGCCAATTAGCAGAGCTTAAACAGCAGATGGATGCTATTGAGCAACGGCTAGCAGAACTTAAATAA